One stretch of Oncorhynchus clarkii lewisi isolate Uvic-CL-2024 chromosome 3, UVic_Ocla_1.0, whole genome shotgun sequence DNA includes these proteins:
- the LOC139392399 gene encoding cathepsin S-like — protein MMLWSLLLAALCGTAVALFDPMLEQHWQMWKKTHGKNYQTEVEELGRREVWERNLQLISLHNLEASMDMHTYDLGMNHMGDMTQEEIAQSYASLRVPADLKREPSAFVGSSGAPQPDTVDWRKKGYVTKVKMQGSCGSCWAFSSVGALEGQLMKTTGKLIDISSQNLVDCSSKYGNKGCNGGFMSQAFQYVIDNQGIDSDQSYPYKGVQQQCSYNPAQRAANCSKYSFLPEGDEGALKEALATIGPISVAIDATRPHFTFYRSGVYNDPTCTKKINHAVLAVGYGTLGGQDYWLVKNSWGLSWGDQGYIRMSRNKDNQCGIALYGCYPVM, from the exons ATGATGTTGTGGAGCCTGCTGCTCGCTGCACTATGTGGCACAGCAGTTGCCCTGTTTGACCCAATGCTGGAACAGCACTGGCAGATGTGGAAGAAGACACATGGCAAGAACTACCAGACTGAG GTTGAGGAGCTGGGCCGAAgggaggtctgggagaggaatcTTCAGCTGATCAGCCTCCACAACCTGGAGGCGTCCATGGACATGCACACCTATGACCTGGGCATGAATCACATGGGGGACATG ACCCAAGAAGAGATTGCCCAGTCTTATGCCTCATTGCGTGTTCCTGCTGACCTCAAGAGGGAGCCCTCTGCATTTGTAGGATCCTCCGGTGCCCCCCAACCTGATACCGTTGACTGGAGAAAGAAGGGCTACGTCACTAAAGTCAAAATGCAG GGCTCCTGTGGCTCCTGCTGGGCATTCAGCTCTGTTGGAGCCCTGGAGGGCCAGCTGATGAAGACCACAGGTAAACTGATAGACATCAGCTCCCAGAACCTGGTGGACTGCTCCTCCAAATACGGCAACAAGGGCTGCAATGGTGGCTTCATGAGCCAGGCCTTCCAGTATGTCATCGACAACCAGGGCATTGACTCTGACCAATCCTACCCCTACAAGGGAGTG CAACAACAGTGCAGCTACAACCCTGCTCAGCGTGCTGCAAACTGTTCCAAGTACAGCTTTCTACCTGAGGGGGATGAGGGGGCACTGAAAGAAGCCCTGGCCACCATCGGACCCATCTCTGTTGCCATTGATGCCACCCGACCTCATTTTACCTTCTACCGCAGTG GAGTTTACAATGATCCAACTTGCACAAAGAAGATAAACCATGCTGTCCTTGCTGTGGGGTACGGTACCCTGGGCGGGCAGGATTACTGGCTGGTGAAGAACAG